The segment AATTCCGATGGCTTTGGAAAGCTTTTGTGCTTTCTTCCAGGCCAGATTGTATTTGTCCGCCAACAGCGGCCACTTCGCGATGACTTCCTTCCCATCGCGCACGACCAGATCCAATTCCGAATAGCTGGATGCACCCTGGCTGCCGGGCTCGGGATCGTGCTGTGTATAGCGAAGGATCGAGCCAACAGGTAGCTCACGTTTGTAGCTGACATCGCCTTCGAGCGTAAAAGTTCGGTCCGCATAGACCGTCAGAACTTCAGCCGGCCACGCATCGAAGTAGCGAACTTCTCCGTTGATAAACATGCGGAAAAGAATCAGCTGGCCGACGAAAATCAAAACTATGAAGCTCAGAAACGTCACCGCAAAATCGCCGTCTGGCTTGGCATGCCAAACCGCCAACCCTACGGATCCGAAAATCACCAGCCCAACGACAGGGATAATTACGACTCCCAAAGTTTCGCGAAGCCCCCAGCCTTGCCTGAGAACGAGGCGAGCTTTGAAAGCATCCGAGTCGCTGCCTTCGACCACCGACCATCGTTTGGGCTCGTTGGCATAGCAACGTGTTTTGTCCGGTCCGCGGCACAATAGCGGAATGGGTTTCTTTTCGTTGAACATGGCCATAGACCAACCAAACTCCCAATAATTCAGGTTGTGATCAATATTCAGTCGCCATCGAATCCGCCTGGTCAGGCTGTAGTGGGGAAATGCGCTACGATGGATTGAAAGGCCGAATCCGCCGAAATGTCCAGAAGACGTGTGGAATTCCAGCGGCAAGGCTTGCGAACCACTCTGTAGACAACAGCCAGGATCGAATTTTGTTGCATCCGTCGGGAAATCGACGCAAAATCTGACAGATTTCAAAGTTGGCAAGTTATACTGTTTGGGCAATCCAAACTTGACACCGTCCGAGTCAAAATCGGGCGAAACACCTAGAATATAGCAACCTTTCGCACACGCGTTCGAGACGACACGGAGCCAAAAAGCATGTCAAAACTGATTCCGATGGAACAAGCCGCAACAATGTTGGGCATGTCAGTAGAGCAAATCAACGAGCTCCGCAGCAACCAGGAAATCTTCGGATACAAGGATGGAGGCACCTGGAAGTTCAAGATGACTGAACTTGAACGTGTCGCTGACAATCTCGGAATCAACCTTGGCGGACTTGGCGACGCAGCTGCGGCCGTCACCGACAAGGCCAAAGACGTTGCTGACAGCTTTGACGATTTGGACTTCGGCGATTCAGAAGAACTGTTGCTCGACGACGACTCTTCTGGCGATTCGATGGGCTTGGACATTGACGAAGATTCTTCCGTTGAGTTGATGCAGAGCGCAAAGTCTTCCGACATCTTCTCTGACCTCGAAGAAGACGGCGTGACGCTGGAAGACAGCGGACTTTTGCCGTCAGGCACGTCGAAAGATTTGGACAAAAAAGACGACGATCTTTTGATCAGCAACAGCGACGAAATCGATTTGGGCGAAAGCGGCAGCCTCAAACTTCAGGGCGAAAGTTCACTCAAGCTCGACGACAGCGGCGTCTTGAGTCTCGGTTCGGGCTCGGAAGTTCTCGACGATGACGACCAACTTTCTTTCGGCACCAGCGACATCAGCCTGGCTTCGGGAAGCAGCAAAAAACTCAAAGACGGCGACACTGGTTCGGATGTGCTCAGCGGCGAAGAAGCTTCTGAAGGAAGCGCTTCGGACACAGGAAAGATGCTCGGCGAAGCCGGCGGCGACGATCTGCTGTTGGCCGAAGACGATCTGTTCGAAGACGATTTGGTCCTGCAAGACAGCGCGTCTTTCGAAGACAGCTCTGAC is part of the Mariniblastus fucicola genome and harbors:
- a CDS encoding helix-turn-helix domain-containing protein; the encoded protein is MSKLIPMEQAATMLGMSVEQINELRSNQEIFGYKDGGTWKFKMTELERVADNLGINLGGLGDAAAAVTDKAKDVADSFDDLDFGDSEELLLDDDSSGDSMGLDIDEDSSVELMQSAKSSDIFSDLEEDGVTLEDSGLLPSGTSKDLDKKDDDLLISNSDEIDLGESGSLKLQGESSLKLDDSGVLSLGSGSEVLDDDDQLSFGTSDISLASGSSKKLKDGDTGSDVLSGEEASEGSASDTGKMLGEAGGDDLLLAEDDLFEDDLVLQDSASFEDSSDLGSDFDESDLILDDSDSSSELALEANQSGISLSPNESGISLGDEPLELGGSDIDELELPEDDMIVLEDAADPEAATMMQEDDFNLTPLEQSLDGDDSSGSSSQVIALEDSEIYADESEATILGESDASFGEPALVDDGFGAEAGFAAGAAAAGGAMIPGMAMDGTMVQTGPAGPPEAEYSLMNLLALGGAAMIIFLGALLAFDTCRNLWVGDGSVVSSGFLNFVIETLGMKN